In Arachis hypogaea cultivar Tifrunner chromosome 17, arahy.Tifrunner.gnm2.J5K5, whole genome shotgun sequence, a single window of DNA contains:
- the LOC140180828 gene encoding uncharacterized protein yields MPRVGRFTKKARVDTACQQPQVGGHAASTSQGADCPIPPPIGSSAPTSSSLRPFRPPRTEPLPAPQASMNDVENSEPDAEADEVDSFDQHVDNLLAAQDAQKRKGRKTTEFWDVKTIESDGTIKQVKLSVKEAMKPPNGRKVVLRFNSALQPVGDEAGLLSGVMGLLGSDYTKFPIGERDWRKVRTRDKVYNEIVKEMFHFEEDSRGIIKSVIFKMLGRVWKETRSRLYHRYYDAELSLAENIENRPDGITAEHWRKFLDYRNSEETQEKCKKNAENRSKQLYTHTGGSKSLARLGEEESERQGRRVSRGELYLLTHKRDDGSYIHDAARAIGERIEAIEQGDESSRLLSQNDSLAQALGKEHPGRVRGMGLGPTSSQVFGMNSHQPYNSFEREETQRVLLELQAELAAEKLKRKAVEDEVAAEKTRRQAVEDEVAAGKVRMQAMESALICLLQGKVGSCHQTSPHG; encoded by the exons ATGCCTCGGGTAGGTCGTTTCACGAAGAAAGCCCGTGTAGACACAGCATGTCAGCAGCCTCAAGTGGGAGGTCATGCGGCTTCAACTTCGCAGGGAGCGGACTGCCCAATTCCGCCGCCAATTGGCAGTAGTGCCCCCACATCCTCGTCTTTACGCCCCTTTCGTCCGCCCCGAACCGAACCACTGCCTGCTCCACAGGCTTCCATGAATGATGTTGAAAACTCGGAGCCGGACGCCGAGGCAGATGAGGTAGATTCTTTTGACCAACATGTTGATAACCTTTTAGCTGCACAGGATGCTCAGAAGCGCAAGGGACGCAAGACCACAGAATTTTGGGATGTTAAAACAATTG aATCCGATGGCACAATCAAACAAGTCAAACTGAGTGTGAAGGAAGCTATGAAGCCACCTAACGGAAGAAAGGTGGTACTCAGGTTTAACAGTGCACTGCAACCAGTTGGGGATGAAGCAGGTTTACTGAGCGGCGTTATGGGACTGCTAGGATCTGACTACACCAAATTCCCAATCGGCGAGAGGGACTGGAGAAAGGTTCGCACCAGGGACAAGGTCTATAATGAAATAGTAAAg GAAATGTTCCATTTTGAAGAAGATAGTAGAGGAATTATAAAGTCTGTAATATTCAAGATGCTGGGAAGGGTTTGGAAGGAAACGAGAAGTAGATTATACCATCGCTACTATGACGCAGAACTTTCACTTGCAGAAAATATTgaaaaccgcccagatggaattACTGCGGAACATTGGAGAAAGTTTCTCGATTATCGCAATAGCGAAGAGACACAG GAGAAGTGTAAGAAAAATGCCGAGAATCGATCAAAGCAGCTTTACACCCACACCGGCGGATCGAAAAGCTTGGCAAGGCTCGGAGAAGAAGAG TCGGAACGACAAGGGAGGAGAGTTAGTAGAGGAGAGTTGTATCTCTTAACGCACAAAAGAGATGATGGCTCCTATATCCATGATGCGGCTCGCGCTATTGGA GAAAGAATTGAGGCTATTGAGCAAGGCGATGAATCTTCTAGACTGTTATCCCAGAATGATTCGCTTGCTCAAGCTCTCGGAAAAGAGCACCCGGGTAGGGTGCGTGGCATGGGGTTGGGACCAACTTCTAGTCAAGTCTTTGGTATGAATTCCCATCAGCCGTACAATAGTTTTGAAAGGGAGGAGACCCAAAGGGTGCTGCTTGAACTGCAAGCAGAGTTGGCAGcagaaaaattgaaaaggaaggcAGTGGAGGATGAAGTAGCAGCCGAAAAGACCAGAAGACAGGCAGTGGAGGATGAAGTAGCAGCTGGGAAGGTCAGGATGCAGGCAATGGAGAGTGCTTTGATATGTCTACTTCAAGGCAAGGTAGGGAGCTGCCATCAGACGTCGCCACATGGATGA